In Salvelinus alpinus unplaced genomic scaffold, SLU_Salpinus.1 scaffold_40, whole genome shotgun sequence, a single genomic region encodes these proteins:
- the LOC139567019 gene encoding putative nuclease HARBI1 isoform X2: MSSSPSLATEDSVTSKRSSIGLQMVCNADCVISNVVAKWPGSVHDSRIFRASEIYQCLSQGEFSGVLLGDRGYGCQPFLLTPFTDPQEAQQAYNHAHARTRARVEMTFGLLKARFHCLHKLRVSPVRACDITVACAVLHNVACLRKERAPRVPPAMDWDNPAIFPDDDSGRLLRDQYVLNYFS, from the exons atgtcttcatctccttccctggccacagaagactctgtgacatcaaagaggagttctataggattgcag atggtctgcaatgctgactgtgtgatcagcaatgttgtggcaaaatggcctggctcagtccatgactccagaatctttcgggcctctgaaatctatcagtgcctatcacaag gtgaattctctggtgtgttgctgggagacagggggtatggctgccagccttttctcctgacacctttcacagacccccaggaagcacagcaggcctacaaccatgcccatgccaggaccagggccagagttgaaatgacctttggcctcctgaaggcacgctttcactgccttcacaaattaagggtcagccctgttagggcatgtgatattactgtggcttgtgctgtcctccacaatgtggcctgcctgaggaaggagagggcccccagagtgccaccagccatggactgggacaatccggcaatcttccctgatgacgacagtggtcggctgctgagggaccaatatgtgttgaattattttagttag
- the LOC139567019 gene encoding putative nuclease HARBI1 isoform X1: MKAQNCVFLSALTMACPFVRDVVDEEALVLRRAFRRERVFRDRLDPLAFPDDHLYERYRFSADGIRYLCRLLGPRIKHRTARSHALSVEQMVCVALRFFASGAFLYSVGDAEQLNKATICCTIRSVCLAIKALADVFISFPGHRRLCDIKEEFYRIAGFPNVIGAVDCTHIRIKAPSGAHEADFVNRKSFHSINVQVNITF; the protein is encoded by the exons atgaaggcccaaaattgtgtgttcctttctgctctgacaatggcatgcccattcgtgcgagatgtggtggatgaagaagcacttgtgctgaggagagccttcaggcgagaaagggtcttcagggaccggttggacccactggccttccctgatgaccatctatatgaaagatacaggttttctgcagatggcatcaggtatctatgcagactactgggtcccaggattaagcaccgcactgcacggagccatgcactgagtgtggagcaaatggtttgtgtggccttgcgcttttttgctagtggagccttcctgtactcagtgggggatgcagaacagctgaacaaggccacaatttgctgcacaataaggagtgtgtgtctggctatcaaagcattagcagatgtcttcatctccttccctggccacagaagactctgtgacatcaaagaggagttctataggattgcag gtttccccaatgtcattggtgcagtggactgcacacacataaggataaaagccccctcaggtgcccatgaggccgattttgtgaataggaaatcctttcacagcattaatgttcaggtgaacataactttttga
- the LOC139567019 gene encoding uncharacterized protein isoform X3, translating to MALELNKGRPVLEGIPGGKETSIGSSQDATRFIQVSGSTVFLLEPPAQAPDDADPGEGPSAAATAHDGDDDEEETISLDSRRHEDPDAIQWENQPGNISSQAIRKLYGNHLRRQIELADIDIQYKKKKMENLALESEIKKRTIRKLDLEIKKT from the exons atggccttggagctaaataaaggcaggcccgtcttagaggggatccctggggggaaagagacgagcataggttcctcccaagatgccacccgcttcattcaag tgtctggcagcactgtgttcctgttagagccaccagcacaagcaccagacgatgctgatcca ggtgaaggccccagtgcagcagcaacagcacatgatggagacgatgatgaggaggagaccatctctctggattccagaaggcatgag gacccagatgctatacagtgggaaaaccagcctggcaacata agctcacaagctatcagaaagttgtatggcaaccacctccggcgccaaatagaactggcagacatagacattcagtacaagaagaaaaagatggaaaatcttgcactggagtccgaaataaaaaagaggacaattaggaaactggaccttgaaataaaaaaaacttga
- the LOC139567002 gene encoding zinc finger protein ZFP2-like — protein MSSLSYSPPAKEEVCWTEKEAFVKEEEEEMDVTIQKQVEGEAVTVKEEEKDVTVKEEADPFRVKEEEDVTVKEEEDAVFGVKEEGEMTVTLEEEEEVGDLFNTRERRDYRVSSGEPQQPHDADKAEKSLSTLEHLKKHPQRSTGKRTHCCSDCGKRFTSSGIKIHQRTHTEEKPYSCVQCGRSFGQSSQLTKHQRIHTGEKPYSCVQCGKSFCQSGQLTQHQRIHTGEKPYSCDQCGKSFGRSGELTVHQKTHTGEKSYSCGQCGKSFAASSTLTLHQRTHTGEKPYSCGQCGKSFGQSCHLTQHQRTHTGEKSYSCDQCGKTFGRSGELTVHQRIHTGEKPYSCDQCGKRCTTSGSLTLHQRTHTGEKPYSCDQCGKSFTTSGNLTLHQRTHTGEKPYSCGQCGKSFGGSGELTVHQRIHTGVKPYSCGQCGKSFGRSGHLVSHQRTHTGEKSYSCDQCGKRFGQSGELTVHQRTHTGEKPYSCDQCDNRYSDKRSLIKHQKMHT, from the exons atgagttcattaagctactctcctcctgctaaagaagaggtctgctggacggagaaagaagctttcgtcaaagaggaggaggaagagatggatgttacaatacaaaaacaagtagagggtgaggctgttactgtgaaagaagaagagaaagacgttacagtgaaagaagaggcagacccgttcagagtgaaagaggaggaggatgttacagtaaaagaagaggaggatgcagtttttggagtgaaagaggagggggagatgactgtcacattggaagaagaagaggaggttggagatctgtttaacacca gagagagacgtgactatcgtgtatcctctggggagcctcaacaacctcatgatgctgacaaggcagagaagagtctctccacattagaacacctcaagaaacacccgcagagatccacagggaagagaactcactgctgctctgactgtgggaagagattcacctcatcaggcattaaaattcatcagagaacacacacagaagaaaagccttatagctgtgttcaatgtgggaggagttttggtcaatctagccagctgactaaacaccagagaatacacacaggagagaaaccttatagctgtgttcaatgtgggaagagtttttgtcaaTCTGGCCAGTTGACacaacaccagagaatacacacaggagagaaaccgtatagctgtgatcaatgtgggaagagttttggtagatctggagagctgacagtgcaccagaaaacacacacaggagagaaatcgtatagctgtggtcaatgtgggaagagttttgctgcatctagcactctgactctacaccagagaacacacacaggagagaaaccttatagctgtggtcaatgtgggaagagttttggtcaatcttgtcacctgactcaacaccagagaacacacacaggagagaaatcttatagctgtgatcaatgtgggaagactTTTGGTCGATCTGGagagctgacagtgcaccagagaatacacacaggagagaaaccttatagctgtgatcaatgtgggaagagatgtactacatctggctctctgactctacaccagagaacacatacaggggagaaaccttatagctgtgatcaatgtgggaagagttttactacatctggcaatctgactctacaccagagaacacacacaggagagaaaccttatagctgtggtcaatgtgggaagagttttggtggatctggagagctgacagtgcaccagagaatacacacaggagtgaaaccttatagctgtggtcaatgtgggaagagttttggtcgatctggccatctggtatcacaccagagaacacacacaggagagaaatcttacagctgtgatcaatgtgggaagagatttggtcaatctggagagcttacagtgcaccagagaacacacacaggagagaaaccttatagctgtgatcagtgtgacaatagatactctgataaaagatctctgatcaaacatcagaaaatgcaTACATGA